From the Candidatus Liberimonas magnetica genome, the window GTAAGAGACCTTTTTGACCAGGGAAGAAGGAGCGCTCCGTGTTTGCTTTTTATCGATGAAATAGATGCCGTAGGAAGGCACCGTTTTGCCGGCATAGGCGGCGGGCATGACGAAAGAGAACAGACGCTTAATCAGCTCTTAGTTGAAATGGACGGGTTTGATACGAAAGAAGGGGTTATTTTAATAGCGGCCACGAACAGGCCCGATGTGCTTGACCCTGCATTACTTCGGCCAGGCCGGTTTGACAGGCATATAGCTGTTCCTACGCCTGATCTAAGAGGAAGGGAAGAAATATTGAACGTACATACCCGCACAGTCAAAGTTGCCAAGGAAGTTGACTTGAAGGTAATAGCAAGGCGCACTCCAGGTTTTGTAGGTGCCGACATAGCGAATTTAGTAAATGAGGCTGCGCTCCTTGCTGCAAGAAAGAACCGGCCCAGTGCCATAATGGAGGATTTTGAAGAAGCTATCGATAGGGTATTAGCAGGGCCTCAAAGGAAATCAAGGTTTATATCTGATTACGAGAAAAAAATAATAGCTTATCATGAATCAGGCCATACGCTTGTAGCAAAGTTCACCCCGGGGGCTGACCCTGTTCATAAGGTCTCTATCATTTCAAGAGGCCCGGCTTTAGGCTACACTTTACAGCTCCCGCTGGAAGACAGGTACCTGACCACCAAGAAAGAGATACTTTCAAGGCTTGCGGTTTTCCTCGGAGGCCGCGCTGCTGAACAGATGATGTTCAAGGAAATAACCACCGGTGCTCAAAACGACCTATCCAAGGCGACTGAAATGGCGATGAGAATGGTAGTAGAGTTCGGCATGAGCGATAAAATAGGCCCGGTGTCGCTTAAAAGACCGAATGAAGAAATATTCCTGGGCCGCGACATTTCGCGCGAGCCAAGGTTTTCAGATAAAACCTCGGAGATAATAGATGAAGAAGTAAAACGCATAGTTGAAGAGGCGGAAAAGCGGGCTGAAGACATATTAAAAAAACATAAAGATAAACTGCAGGCACTTGCAGAAAGGCTCATAGAAAAAGAGATCCTGGACGGAGAAGAAGTCGAGCTCCTGGTAAACGGAAAAACAGAAAAAGCCGAAAAACAGGAGAAAACAGAAAAACCCGAGAATATCGACAAAGCCGAAAAACCCGAGCAAAAAAAGGAAGCCGTAAAAGAAGATAAAACTAAAAATATAAAGCAGGACGATAATACAACAGGAGACCTGTTCGGATAAAAAAATCATTGAAAAATGAAAAATTCAAAATTAATGTGCCCACTCCGGCGGATTTATTTAAAATAATCCCGCAAAGCGGGATACAACAATTTTGCATTTTACAATTTTCATTTTTCATTTAAGTTAGGTCGCTTTTGGCGATATAGTTTGCGGGAGTTAACCTTGAATAAAAAGAAAGCTGAAAAGGCTATTTCACTGCTTCTCGAAGCGTTCGGAGAAGATATAAACAGGGAAGGTTTAAAGAATACTCCCTGCCGGGTCGCAGAATTTTATGAAGATGCCCTTTCGGGGATGAAGCTCAAACCTGCCGACGTCCTGAGCGTGTACTATGAAAAAGAAGGGCATGAGGAAATAGTTTTGGTCAAGGACATCCCTTTTTATTCTTTATGCGAACACCACCTGCTCCCTTTTTTCGGGAAAGTACATGTTGCTTATATACCTAAGAAAGACCGCCTTTTAGGTGTGTCAAAACTCGTTCGTGTAGTCGATATGTTCTCAAAGAGGCTGCAGCTTCAGGAGAGGATGACCAAGCATATCGCCGATACGATAATGCAGATAGCAAAGCCTTACGGGGCTATGGCGGTAATAGAAGCTGAACATTTATGCCTGACCATGAGGGGAGTAAAAAAGCCCGGCTCAAAAATGATAACCTCTGCGATGAGAGGCATCTTTTTAAAGGACGCGAGGACAAGAAGCGAAGCTATGGCGCTTTTAAGATAGAGGGATTTCCGGTTGAAAGCCAGAATAATAGAGATCAATAAAGAATCAGATGCGATAGAAAGAATAAAAGATACCGGTGCAGATTTGAGTTCTTTGAAACTTATGTCTTCTAAAACGTTGTTCAGGAATATCCTTTTAGAAAAGATAGACAACAGAGCTGCGAATTTAATCAAGCAGGAGATACTTTCTCTCGGAGGGGATGCCGCTGTAAACTGGCAGGTCAGCAGGTTTTCTAAAGGGGTTTCCGATGTCTTATTGATGGCAACGGAAAAACAGTTAAATTCTCTCATTAAAAAGTTTGAGAAACAGCCTTTCGGGTTAAAATTGCTGGCTAAAGAGATAGGGGCCGTTATCCTAAACTACAAAAAAGAGGAGTTTCGCTCAGGGGGCATAAATATCTCTAGACAAGGCCCTCTTGTCATGGGGATACTTAATGTAACTCCGGATTCTTTTTCCGACGGGGACATATATTTCGATGTAGAAACCGCACTAGAACACGGCCTTGATATGGTAAAAGAAGGCGCAGGGATAATTGATATCGGCGGCCAGTCAACAAGGCCCGGGTCAAAGCCCGTCAGCGCAAAAGAAGAGATAAGAAGAATAGTGCCTGTAATAAAAAAGCTGGCCAAAAAGATAAGGATACCTATTTCCGTTGATACATACAAGCCTGAAGTCGCACAAGCAGCGATAGATTCCGGCGTAAGAATGATAAACGATATTACCGGTTTAAGATATAAAAACGGGCTTATGGCAAAAGTTGCCGCCAGGAACAAACTTCCTGTTATCATAATGCACATGCAGGGAAACCCCTCCAATATGCAGGATAACCCGAAGTATAATGATGTGGTAGCAGATATAGCTGATTTTTTTGACAAAAGGATAGATTTTGCGGTGGAGAGTGGAATAAAAAGCGATAATATTCTCCTTGACCCGGGTATTGGTTTTGGAAAGACCCCGGATCATAACCTTCAAATATTAAAAAGGCTAAGAGAATTTACTTCTTTTGGAAAACCTCTTGTTGTGGGGACTTCCTTGAAAGCTTTTATTGGAAAAATCCTTGGCGGGATACCCGCAGGAGAAAGGCTGTCCGGAAGCCTGGCAAGTTTTGTCTGGGCGAGCTTGAACGGTGCAGGTATTTTAAGAGTGCATAACGTAAAAGAAGCAGTTCAAGCTTTAAAAGTTATTAAAGCAATTAACGAATTACAAACAAAATAATGAAAAATATAAAATGAGTGTATTTGAAATTTTGGATTTGTTCGGCCGGGATTTGACGTTTTGGGATTTTGTCATTGTTTTGTTGGGATTTATTCAGCGGAGCTAACAATGGAACTGATCAGGTTTTTGTGGTTGAATTATGTGGTAAACATTATCGATATACTGATGGTAGCCTATATATTTTACAGGCTTCTTCTGATTATAAAAGGCACAAGAGCTGTCCAGATCGTAGTCGGAATACTCATATTGGCTGTTGTAACGGTGCTCGCAAAAGAGGTTTTAGGCCTTAAGGCCTTAGGCTGGCTCCTGGACAAGTTCTGGCTGGGTGCTGTTGTAATACTTGTCGTGGTTTTTCAGCCTGAGATACGTTCGGCTCTTGCGCTGCTCGGCAGCCACAGATGGGGAAGGATACTGATATCAAAAGAATTGAGTTTTATTGAAGAAATAATTGAAGCCATAAAAGACTGCAGCAAGAAACAAATAGGAGCGCTGATAGTCTTAGAACAGGACGTAGGATTAAAAACCTATATAGAAACAGGGATATTCATAAATGCGCAGGTCAGTAAAGAGCTTATAACTACTATTTTTAACCCGAAATCTGCCATGCATGACGGAGCCCTGGTACTGCGAAACGAACATTTGATAGCTGCCAGATGTATACTCCCGTTAAGCCATGAACCGATAGTTTCTATCCTCGGCACGAGGCACAGGGCAGCTATAGGGCTTAGCGAGATATCTGATTCAATAATAATCGTGGTCTCTGAAGAGACCGGCAAGGTCTCCACAGCG encodes:
- the folE gene encoding GTP cyclohydrolase I FolE codes for the protein MNKKKAEKAISLLLEAFGEDINREGLKNTPCRVAEFYEDALSGMKLKPADVLSVYYEKEGHEEIVLVKDIPFYSLCEHHLLPFFGKVHVAYIPKKDRLLGVSKLVRVVDMFSKRLQLQERMTKHIADTIMQIAKPYGAMAVIEAEHLCLTMRGVKKPGSKMITSAMRGIFLKDARTRSEAMALLR
- the cdaA gene encoding diadenylate cyclase CdaA, coding for MELIRFLWLNYVVNIIDILMVAYIFYRLLLIIKGTRAVQIVVGILILAVVTVLAKEVLGLKALGWLLDKFWLGAVVILVVVFQPEIRSALALLGSHRWGRILISKELSFIEEIIEAIKDCSKKQIGALIVLEQDVGLKTYIETGIFINAQVSKELITTIFNPKSAMHDGALVLRNEHLIAARCILPLSHEPIVSILGTRHRAAIGLSEISDSIIIVVSEETGKVSTAYKGRLESDIDPEDLRKRLIALYRKRGESVLFG
- the folP gene encoding dihydropteroate synthase, whose translation is MKARIIEINKESDAIERIKDTGADLSSLKLMSSKTLFRNILLEKIDNRAANLIKQEILSLGGDAAVNWQVSRFSKGVSDVLLMATEKQLNSLIKKFEKQPFGLKLLAKEIGAVILNYKKEEFRSGGINISRQGPLVMGILNVTPDSFSDGDIYFDVETALEHGLDMVKEGAGIIDIGGQSTRPGSKPVSAKEEIRRIVPVIKKLAKKIRIPISVDTYKPEVAQAAIDSGVRMINDITGLRYKNGLMAKVAARNKLPVIIMHMQGNPSNMQDNPKYNDVVADIADFFDKRIDFAVESGIKSDNILLDPGIGFGKTPDHNLQILKRLREFTSFGKPLVVGTSLKAFIGKILGGIPAGERLSGSLASFVWASLNGAGILRVHNVKEAVQALKVIKAINELQTK
- the ftsH gene encoding ATP-dependent zinc metalloprotease FtsH, which codes for MKDKNRLGLVVWIVIFGILLYFIQSVRKMNLEQELPYSTFKKYLKSNQVLEVTVANEMIKGKFKAPDGKTLNFKTIPLNDPKLVEELESYNVSQFSGTIERNWLMALLLNWGPMILLIAFWLWMMKGMQSGGRQVMSFGRSKAKLQSSKNMKITFADVAGCDEPKEELKEIIEFLKDPAKFQKLGGKIPKGVLVYGAPGTGKTLLAKAVAGEAGVPFFSSSGSEFVEMFVGVGASRVRDLFDQGRRSAPCLLFIDEIDAVGRHRFAGIGGGHDEREQTLNQLLVEMDGFDTKEGVILIAATNRPDVLDPALLRPGRFDRHIAVPTPDLRGREEILNVHTRTVKVAKEVDLKVIARRTPGFVGADIANLVNEAALLAARKNRPSAIMEDFEEAIDRVLAGPQRKSRFISDYEKKIIAYHESGHTLVAKFTPGADPVHKVSIISRGPALGYTLQLPLEDRYLTTKKEILSRLAVFLGGRAAEQMMFKEITTGAQNDLSKATEMAMRMVVEFGMSDKIGPVSLKRPNEEIFLGRDISREPRFSDKTSEIIDEEVKRIVEEAEKRAEDILKKHKDKLQALAERLIEKEILDGEEVELLVNGKTEKAEKQEKTEKPENIDKAEKPEQKKEAVKEDKTKNIKQDDNTTGDLFG